The window TCCTCAGCCGGAAAGAGGTGACGAATCCGCTCATACTTCTCTTCGGATATCGAATGCCGTTCCATGGCAGAATCTCCTGATTTGACAGAAGACCCTATACCTGATTACGCTGGCTTGCCTAGAGTATTTCCACACGCCCTAGTTCAGGCATTTCTGCATTGCACTGAGGAATTTCTCAACGTTCTGGATGGAGCTTCCATAGCCCATCAGGCCAATTCTCCAGATTTTGCCTTTGAGTGGTCCCAGACCGCCTCCGATTTCGATTCCATATTCATTCAGCAGTTTTTTCCTGATCGTCAAATCGTCGATGCCGGATGGTATTTCAACAGCGGTAAGGGCAGGCATCTGGCACGATTCATCGGTCAGCAACTTGAGCCCCAATTGCAGCAAGCCTGATTTTAGAGCCTGCCAGTTCCGTTGATGCCTTTGCCAGCGAGTTTCCAAGCCTTCCTGCAGTACCAGCTTGAGTCCTTCATGCAGTGCATAGAAGGAAGTGATTGGTGCGGTATGATGATAAGCTGGCGCAGAACTCCAGTATTTCATGAGTTCGAGGATATCGAGATAGTAACTCTGCACTGGTTGCTTGCGTTGTCTGACTTTTGTAATGGCACGCTCATTCATGGAAACCGGCGCCAGTCCGGGTGGACAGCCGAGTCCTTTCTGACTGCCTGAATAAACTGCATCGATCTGCCATTCATCCACTTTCAGCGGTATCGTTGCCAGGCTGGTAACAGCATCAACTACGAGCAGGGTGTTATGAGTCTGGCACAGTCTGCCGAGGTCTTGCAAAGGTTGACAGGCTCCGGTTGATGTTTCAGCATGGACGATGCCCATTACTTTGGGTTGGTATTGAGCGAGTGCCGATTGGATGGCTTCTTGGTCAAAGCTAGTTCCCCAAGTGGCACGAACGACTTCGACATTAGCGCGGCTGCGTTTGGCGATATCACCCATGCGCTCGCCGAAAAAGCCTGCTGCACAGATGAGTACTTTATCGCCAGGTTCAATCAGGTTGGCGAAGACACATTCCATGCCCGCCATGCCGGTGCCGCTAACAGCTAAGGTGTGTTCATTCCGTGTTTGAAAAACTTTTCGGAGAGCATCCTGTGTTTCCAACAGGATTTGCATGAACACGGGATCCAGATGCCCCAGCATCGGCTTCGATTGTGCTTGCAAAACATCAGGGTGTGGCTCACTGGGGCCTGGGCCAAGCAAGATGCGAACAGGAGGCTGAATACTCTTCATAAGTTCTAATTTCTATAAGCTCCAACCCTGACGATAAGTTTTTCTGAGAAGCTTATCCACTTCAGGCTGGCTGTTTTTCACCCAAGACGCTGATTGATCCCACTCAAGGGTTTTACCCGTGCGGTATGAGACCGTACCGAGCAGGACTGCCATGGATAATGGACCGCTGTAATCGAATTGGCAAAGTGGCTGGCCGTTGCCTTTGATCGCTTCGCACCATTCGCGATGGTGTCCCTTCGTAGCAGGAATAGTCTGCTCGAGTTTAAGGTTGGCGAATTTGTCCTGTGGTAAGAGCAAATACTTGCCGTAATCGGCAAGAAGCATGCCTTCGGTGCCTACAAACAAGTTGCCAGCACCCCACTTTGGCATGCCTTCCTTATCGAATTGTGGTGGTCGTTTTCCACCATCGTACCACGTCAATGGAATCGGACTACCTCCGCAGGGTCTGGCAAATTGGTAACGGGCAATGACCCATGTGGGACAGCCGGTTCGGTGCACCGGTGAACCTTCAGCAGTTACCTGTAAAGGCATACTCAGCCCGAGTGCCCAGAATGGCAGATCCATATGATGGCATGCCATATCACCAAAACAACCTGTACCAAACTTCCAGTATTTTCTCCAGTAGAACGGTACAAAACTGGGGTGATAGGCCTGCTCTTCAGCGGGCCCCAGCCACAAATCATAGTTCAAGCCGGGTGGAATTGCTGGCTTATCAGCGGGAAAATCCTCAGCGGCATAGCTTCCACCAACCCATGTGTGGACTTCCTGAATGGTTCCCAGTTTGCCACTTTGAACAATTTCTACCACTCGACGATAATTATCACCCGCATGGATTTGCGTTCCCATTTGGGTGACCAACTTTCGCTTCCTGGCCTCGTTCATCAAAGCCTGAACTTCATGGATAGAGTGACAGAGAGGCTTTTCACAATAGACATGCTTGCCTTCCTTCATGGCTGCTATGGCTATCGGGGCATGCGTATGATCCGGCGTGCAGACAGCAACAGCATCCACATCACGACGTGTAACAATTTCTCTGAAATCCTGACTGAAGAATGCCTGCGAATGAGTAGATCGTTCCTTCTTGACGCGATCGCTATCAACATCGCAAAGGGCAACGATGTTCTCGATTGCAGCCAGGTTGCCAAGACTGAACCCACCCTGCCCGCCTACGCCAATAATGGCAATACCAAGTTTCTGATTGGCTCCGGGAATGCGGGCATAACTCGAAGCGGAAAGGGTGAGAGATGAGATTCCTGCAAGAGATGCATGAAGAAAATCTCTTCGAGAGTGAGCGGTTTTCATATGACGTGGCCTGAGTGAATCCTGGTGGTTTTACTGATTGGCCTGTTTCATTACTTCAAAACAGGCAGCGACATCATCGTAAGGATTGGCTGGGTTGGCTTCATACTCCAGGCTGACCATGTATTTGAAATTGACATCGCGGAGTGCCTGGAAAACCGATTTGACGTCAAGAACTCCCTTGCCGCAGATAACATCAGTCTTGCGCTGATTGTCGTGGTCTTTCAGGTGAACGCCAAAGTTTCGGGCGCCCATGGTTCGAATTTCTGCAGCGGGGTCCAGATGATGTCCCATTTGTGCTGAGCGAATCAGGTGGCCGGTATCAAGACAGGAGCCAATTAATGGATGGTGATCCTTCACTGCCTTCATAATGATCTCAGCAGAATACCAGCGGTGCATTTTGTTACCGCCGACGGGGCCATGAGGATGAATGGCAATTGCGATTTTGTATTCTTCGCATAGTTTATCCAGATTGTCGAAGGCATCGGGATCAGGATCAGCACTGAGCACCTTGATGCCAAGAGATTTTGCAAATTCAAAGAGCTTGCGATTCTGTTCAATGTCCTTGGTGAACCTCTGAACGCCAAACGCTGCAGGCTTCACCTGGTATTCATTGCAAAGTTTCAGAACGGTCTTCAACTGTTCTGGAGTACTATTCAGGGGGATATGGTTGTTGAAAAACTCAGCATGTCCTATTCCCAGTTTCTGCATGAACTGCAGGGTGCGTTCAAGATTGAAGTTGCGGAAAGTATAGCTTTGCAAACCCAGTGTAACAGGCTTAGCCTGGGCATTGGCATACAGGTAACCTGAGGTAAATAAGCTGGCCATGCTGGCCAAAAACGTGCGACGATTCATTATCAATTCCAGGTAGGAAAATCTGGTAGGAATGTGCAAGCCTCTACAGCATAATTATCTCGTCAGACAATTGCCAACCTTTTCCCGTCATCTCATGAAATAAACCAGGGCAAGACCGAAAAGACAGAGAATAGAAAACATCATCATCTCGATGAATGCTGCACCGAGCGACATGCCGAGCGTAATCATTACTGTTGGCACACCGATGATCAGAAGAAGAACAATCCAGATGGGAACAGGCTTGCGTTCATGTTGTGATTGGCTGGTTGTTGGTTTCATTCTAATGTTTTAA of the Planctomycetia bacterium genome contains:
- a CDS encoding alanine--glyoxylate aminotransferase family protein translates to MKSIQPPVRILLGPGPSEPHPDVLQAQSKPMLGHLDPVFMQILLETQDALRKVFQTRNEHTLAVSGTGMAGMECVFANLIEPGDKVLICAAGFFGERMGDIAKRSRANVEVVRATWGTSFDQEAIQSALAQYQPKVMGIVHAETSTGACQPLQDLGRLCQTHNTLLVVDAVTSLATIPLKVDEWQIDAVYSGSQKGLGCPPGLAPVSMNERAITKVRQRKQPVQSYYLDILELMKYWSSAPAYHHTAPITSFYALHEGLKLVLQEGLETRWQRHQRNWQALKSGLLQLGLKLLTDESCQMPALTAVEIPSGIDDLTIRKKLLNEYGIEIGGGLGPLKGKIWRIGLMGYGSSIQNVEKFLSAMQKCLN
- a CDS encoding Gfo/Idh/MocA family oxidoreductase, which gives rise to MKTAHSRRDFLHASLAGISSLTLSASSYARIPGANQKLGIAIIGVGGQGGFSLGNLAAIENIVALCDVDSDRVKKERSTHSQAFFSQDFREIVTRRDVDAVAVCTPDHTHAPIAIAAMKEGKHVYCEKPLCHSIHEVQALMNEARKRKLVTQMGTQIHAGDNYRRVVEIVQSGKLGTIQEVHTWVGGSYAAEDFPADKPAIPPGLNYDLWLGPAEEQAYHPSFVPFYWRKYWKFGTGCFGDMACHHMDLPFWALGLSMPLQVTAEGSPVHRTGCPTWVIARYQFARPCGGSPIPLTWYDGGKRPPQFDKEGMPKWGAGNLFVGTEGMLLADYGKYLLLPQDKFANLKLEQTIPATKGHHREWCEAIKGNGQPLCQFDYSGPLSMAVLLGTVSYRTGKTLEWDQSASWVKNSQPEVDKLLRKTYRQGWSL
- a CDS encoding sugar phosphate isomerase/epimerase, which translates into the protein MQKLGIGHAEFFNNHIPLNSTPEQLKTVLKLCNEYQVKPAAFGVQRFTKDIEQNRKLFEFAKSLGIKVLSADPDPDAFDNLDKLCEEYKIAIAIHPHGPVGGNKMHRWYSAEIIMKAVKDHHPLIGSCLDTGHLIRSAQMGHHLDPAAEIRTMGARNFGVHLKDHDNQRKTDVICGKGVLDVKSVFQALRDVNFKYMVSLEYEANPANPYDDVAACFEVMKQANQ